The genomic interval TGCTTTCAAGGACGCGATTGACAAATCTATTTCGGGGGAGAAGTTGGAGTGTAGTTATAATCAGCCACATCCGAAACACACGAGGGATCTCTCTTACTCTTGCACAAAGGGAACTGACGCAGTTTACTCTGCATTTGGCAAGGCCTTCGAAGCCACCGAGAAAAAGTATCAGATGGCATTTCTTGCGGGCAGGACAATTGCGGCTGCAGGTAACAATCTACAAATTGCTAAGTCTGATGATTACGAGTCAGTATTAAGAATGACGACAACTGCTTGCTTGGCCACCTGTGTGACCAATACCTGCGGCTTCGGTGTCTCTTATTGCTGGAAACCCAACGCGATTTGTAAAATCAGGTGTTGAGTCGGGGAAACTCAGGTCCGATGTCCTCCACATATATCGGACATCGGACCGGTCTCCTTGGAGAAGCCGAACGGGTCCGGTGGCGGGGTCAGGTGGAGGTAGCCCAGGAATTCGTGGACTCTGAATTGGGGGGACAATAAATCCCGATGGAAGTGATCCATGGCAACGCGCAAGTATTTCACCAAGGAGTTCAAGCTCGAAGCGGTTCGCCTGCTCGAGCAGGCCGGCAAATCCGCCACCGAGTTGGCACGAAAACTGGGTGTGCGTTGTAACCAGTTATACAAGCGGCAAAGCGAGCGGCGCGGTAAAATCGAGCGTGCCTTCCCTTGGTCGCGGCCCGCATCCCGACTTCGCCGATGAGCCATGAGGGTCAGTGAGCCATGATGGTCACCCATTAGCCGCCTGCGGTAAAGAGGCAAGTGCATCGCAGGGCGCGCGCGAGCGCGCCTTTTCTTTCGTCTGTCCTGCACAGCGCCTGATGCCTACGCGCCCTGGTTTTCGTCTCGGTGGTGTCGGGCTCGTTTGAGCAAGCCGCACCAGTTACCCATCAGGATCAAGGCGTTCAGTCTGCCTGGCAGTCCGCGCCCCTGGCGGAATCTTCCGCCCCAGAAAACGCATCGGTTCCCGACCACGCTCCACAAGCTGGGATTACAGCACACATCACTCAAGACCTCGACCAATGGTGCGCTTCGTGCGCTTCCGCATATTTGCGGTTAGATGAAACCGGAAAATCCCCCTGGCAGTTGCTCGGGCACTGCGCTTCGACGGTACCCGCTTCCCGGGTCGGGAATAATTCTGTTTGGTCGATGGCAAGCGAAGGGATCGACGCCCCTACGGTTACCCAAATTACGGATGTAATGAAAATGTTCATGATCGCCTCCTTCGCCCAACTGCTCTAAAGGATTCGTCCCCGGGTTTGGTTTTGGGCGCATCTCCATACCCGTTCCTAACGCAACGGCAGATTCAGACTACGGCCGCTTGAGCTGCCAGTCGCGTACACATTGCAAATCGAGCTTGTAAATAATTCACGCGGCGAGATTCGAACGAACGTTTTCGTGGGCTGACTCGCACGGCCAAGAGAGTCAGGCTTTTCAGGGATCAATCAAAGCAAAAAAACACCCGGCGCATGGCACCGGGTGTTTTACCGGACAGCAAACCGCTACGGCTTCAAGCCCGACCGGGCGTATCTGCCGATGCCGCGAGCCTGGCCTTGACTTCACTCTTCTGCGCTGCCGCCACGTCCACGTGGGTACTGGCACGTCCGTAGCGATCCACCGTTGCGGCGGTGTTGACGGACGGCTTGCTTGCAAACGGGGAGTTCTCGCTTCCGCGACCGAAATGCTCGGCGTAAGAGGCAGGGACAGCAGCGAAAATCAACAGCACTGCAAAAATCACTTTGGCGTTCATGGCAATCTCCTCAAGGTTTAATCATGAGCACATCGCTCACGAGGACAGCCTATTCAAATGGATCGAGCGAAGCCCGTAACTATTGCCGTCCTCCAAGCTTGAAAATTCACACTCTGCGAATTTTCGCTGGGAGACCTTTTTTCAGTCCTGCTAAGACCACCCGTAGTCACTCGCGTCACATCCCGTTCAGTCCGACCTGCGTAAGTTCCAAGTCGCGCCCAGTCATCCGTGATCCGATATTCGGACCACGCATGCAGCAGCCATCTGCCGTTCGCTATGACCTTCGTCATATGGATCGACGGCCTTGCCCTTCTCAGAATGCGTTCGAGATGGAGCCGCATATCCGCGAGTATTTTTGGCCTGCGATCCCTGTTCAGATTGGTGGTCGGCTCCGCGAACCCGACATGAGTAGAGGGAGAGGAATATGAGATACGCGACGCGAACAGATGCCGATTCGAACACCTGCTCAACGAAAATGGCAAGGGAATCGTTCGGGCTCGGCACGGGAAGCTTTTGGGCAGAAGGCAAAACCACGGACACCACAACCAAGGCACCGATACAAATCTTCACCCTCGGGCGTTTCAGCATCGCGATCGATAAGCAAGCGCTTCACTCGAAAGGCAAAGCGCAATACCGACCGCTCGGGCTCTTGAAAGCGCTTATCGCCATGGGTGGGCGGGATGTCGCTTCCAGCCGTCTTTGCGAATGCCTGTGGCCGGATTCCGAAGGCGATTTGGGAGCCAGAAGTCTGACGATTACATTGCACCGTCTGCGCTCCTTGCTGCAGACCAGGGCGGCGGTACTTTCTGATAACGGAAAGCTCTCGCTGAACGAGGGCGTGTGCTGGGTGGACGCGTGGAGCTTCGAGCGCTTCGTCAACGACGGGCTGCGCCGGCTAGACGAATCCGCGATCGGCAATACATCCGAGTTGCAATTGCGCCTGGCCCTCAACCTCTATGCCGGGCACTTTCTCGCGCGCGAGTGTGAAGAGTCCTGGATGTTTGCACCGCGACTACGGTTGAAGACCAAGTTCGAACGACTGGTCGCGGCACTGGCCACGCGCCTCGAGCGTCAGAATCGATTTTCCGACGCGATCGATGTCTGCCTTCAGGCCTTGGAGCAGGATCCGCTGAACGAGTTACTGTACCGCCGGTTGATGGGTTGCTACCTGAAGAGGGGCGAACTCGCCGAGGCCGCGCGCACCTACAGCCGTTGCCGCGAAGCACTGGCCAGAGGACTCGCCATGCAACCTTCGATGGAGACAGAG from Betaproteobacteria bacterium carries:
- a CDS encoding transposase, with the protein product MATRKYFTKEFKLEAVRLLEQAGKSATELARKLGVRCNQLYKRQSERRGKIERAFPWSRPASRLRR